The uncultured Celeribacter sp. genome includes the window CGACATGCCAGCCCAGTCTTGTCGCGTCAGGCGAATGCGCGTCCTGCGGGCGATATCCTGCTAGGTCCGGCATGAAATCAAGGCGGATTTGCCCATCTGTGCTAAGATGCCGCGCATCTGCGGTCTGCGCAGGGCGGCTATGTGTCGCCAAAGACCTCGGAAAACGCATCTTTCAGCGCCACATCCACGTCTTCCATGGTCACCGGCAGCCCCAGATCAACGAGCGAAGTCACGCCGTGATCTCGGATGCCGCACGGCACGATGCCTTCAAAATGGGATAGATCCGGATCCACGTTGATCGACAGACCGTGAAAGGACACCCATTTGCGGATGCGCAGGCCGATGGCGGCGATCTTGTCTTCGGCCATGGCCCCGGTGATCGTCAGCGGTTTGTCCTCGCGCACCACCCAGACCCCCACGCGGCCTTCGCGAATCTCGCCTTTGACATTGAAACGATCCAGCGCGGCGATGACCCAGGCCTCCATATCAGCGACGAATTTGCGCACGTCCTTGCCGCGTTTGTTCAGATCCAGCATGGCATAGGCCACGCGCTGCCCCGGCCCGTGGTAGGTATATTGCCCGCCGCGCCGGGTTTCGTAGACCGGAAAACGGTCAGGATCGACCAGATCTTCGCGTTTCGCAGATGAGCCTGCGGTGTAAAGCGGGGGGTGTTCGAGCAACCAGATCAGTTCTTCGGCCTCACCAGCGGCAATCGCCTCGGCCCGCGCTTCCATTTCTGAGGCTGCCGTCTCGTAATCTGTCAGACCTTCGGAAATCCGCCATTCCACCATGAGACTGCCCTCTTTGCGCTTGTTTCGGTCTTGCTTTAGCGCGCCGCGCCGCGTCAGGAAAGAGAGGCGCGACGCAAAACCGCGTGAAAGGCGGTCTTCTCAGCCCCCCCCGGTGCAACGTTCCGATGGCGTTGCCACAGGCGGATCACGGGCCCACATATCTGCTGTTCCTCCATAGGGCCGCCAGCCCTTGGAATGCCCCCTCAAAAAAAAGCATGCTTCGGGTCATTTTTCTCTTCACATCCCCCAAGCGCTTCGTTAGATAGCCCCTCACCAAGCCAAGATAGTGCGGTCGTGGCGGAATTGGTAGACGCGCAGCGTTGAGGTCGCTGTGGGGTAACTCCCGTGGAAGTTCGAGTCTTCTCGACCGCACCAACACCCATTAAAAATATTGAATATTTCATCATTTTGATGATCTGGCCCGCCATCTGGCCCGCCAGACTTTCGGCAAATTTTTGCAGATCGGCATATCGCCATAGCCTGCAGCCGTCGATCATGAAGCCCTTGCCTAGACGTCCAGCGGCAATCCATTTCCGAAATGTCGGTCGGCTGATTCCAAGTAGAGCGGCTGCGTCTTACTCGCCTACGAGTATAGGCATTGGTGTGATCACTCTCATTTCCCTCCTGTCAAAATTTCGATCCTGAGCTTGTCCATTGCGCTGACGATTTGCTCGTCTGTTCCCATGAGCGGGTGGCCGTTGGCGTTGGGCTTGGCGGCTTCGATGATCCGCAGACAGCGCTCGCGTTCTTCCAGCCGCGCGACAGTGGTCCGCAGCTCGCTTGCCAGATCCGGACGGAGAACACGGCAGGCCTGCGCATAAGCGCGCAGCGCCGGGAGGGCGTGGGGGTCGTGGCTCAGATGCAGCGTCAGCCGCTCGTGCCTGGCCTCGGTCTCCAGCTGCGGGGCGTTCTTATCGGCTGTTCGGCTCATTGCACGCGCTCCCAGACGGAGATCCCTGCGCCTTTTCCCTTTCTAGGCTGGCATATTCACCCAGTTCCTGCTGTCAGTAAGACGCTGGATGAATGTCGTGGCTGCGGGGGTCAGCAGCTTGTCGCGCAGGCTGACCACTCGAATTCCGCGTCGAAAAGGAGAGGGTTCGAATGGGATCTCGATCAATCGTCCGTCAGCCAGTTCCTGGGCCACCACGAAGCGCGACAATACTGATATTCCCAAGCCGTGAAGCACCCCCTGTTTGATCGCCTCGGTCGACGAAATATGCATCACCCTACCCAGACAGCTTTCGTCGCCTTGTAACTGTGTGAGCAGAAAGCTGCGCGTGGAGGAGGGCGGTGATTTCATCAGGAAAACGTCCCGTGACAGATCATCAAAGGTCGCAATCTTCACTTTTGTCAGCCAATGCCCCGGCGGGACAACCAGAACCATTTCGTCCTCGCAAACGTGCTGGCACTGATAGTGCTGTGCGTCCAGCGGGAGATGGTCGGAAAGAATGAGGAACTCGAGTTTCGCCATATCAAGATGGGTGAGCAATTGGGTGGAGCTCGCGATTTCGAGTTCGAATTCAAGATTTGGTGCATCCCGGCGATACTGTCCCAGAAATGCTGGGATCAGGTAGATGCCAATGAAATTCGACGCCCCAAATCGGATTGTGCCGGAAAACGGATCGTCCATTTGCCGCAGATGCTCTCCAGCGTCTTTCATGGCCCCCACTGCCTTGCGCGCGTAGTCGAGAAACAGTGCGCCATTTGCAGTCAGATGCATGCGTTTCCCGATCCGGTCGAACAGGATGACATCAAGGCTTTCTTCCAGTCCGCGGATCCGGGCGCTGACGGCGGGCTGAGTGATGTTCATCCGTGCAGCTGTCTCGGTCACGTTCAGGCAGTCGGAAAGTGTCAGAAAGGTTTCGAGTTGCGTGATGTTCATCCTGAGCCCGTTTCTGAATAAATAAAATTTATTTATCAATATCTGAAAAACTATAAATTAGACAACTCATAAAATCGGGCAGAGATTAAGCGATGCCGATGCCGCTCCGAGATACACGTCCTGTGTACGCCTTGTGCGCAGCCTCGGAGAAAGCAAGCAAACGAAAGAGCGGAATGTCGATGGTTTCAGACCTCGACCGCTCGATAAAGGAGGAGGGACTATCCATGGCCGACAACCGAACCGAAGCTGCCCCGTTTCAGCAGGGGCCGCAAAAAGGCAAAAAGGACACGCTGTTGCGTCGATACGGCATCTTTCTGGCCCTCGCCGTCTTCTTGGGGTTGTACCTGATGCCGAACCCTGAAGGACTGGCGCCGCAGGGACAGAAAGCGCTCGCCATCTTCTGCGGGGCTTTGACCCTCTGGGTTGCGGGAACGATCCCGATTTTCTTGACCTCGATGATTGCGATCATCGCTCTCGCACTGACCGGTACGGTGGGCGAAAAGACGGCCTTCGGGACGCTTGGTTTCAACGTCATTTGGCTTATGGTTTCAGCGTTCGTTCTGACCTCGGCGATGGTCAAATCGGATCTTGCCCGCCGTTTCGCGCTCTGGATGGTTACCAGATTTGGCGGGACACCGACGCGCACGCTGGCGATTTTGGTACTTATCAACTTCGTGATCGTGTTCTTTATCCCGTCGACGACCGCGCGGGCCAGCCTGATGGTCCCGATCTGTATTATCCTGCTTGAGATCTACCAGGCAATTCCCGGAAAAAGCAATTTTGGTAAGCTGATGATGCTGCTGGGCGTTCAGGCCGACGCGCTGGCAACCTCTGGTGTGTTGACGGGCACTGCGGCGAACATGATCGCAGTGCAGTTCATCTATGATCAGGCCGGTGGTGAGATCGGTTACATGGACTGGCTGCTTGCCGGTATGCCGATGGCCATGGTGTCGATGTTCCTCACCTTCTTGGTCGGACTGCGCCTGTTTCGGTTTGGCGATGAGATCAATTTCGGTCATGGCATGTCGAAACTTGAAGAACAGCACCGCAACCTCGGGCCGATTTCGCTGGACGAAAAAAAGGCGATGGGGATTTTTGCGCTTACTGTGACGCTCTGGGCAACAGCCGATTATCAGGAAATCTGGTTTAACGGTTTCTCGATTTCGATTTATGTGACGGCTGTCATTGCGGCTGTACTCTGCCTGATGCCTCGGATCGGCCTTTTGGAATGGAAAGAGGCCAATATTAAGTGGGATCTGATGATCTTTGCTGCCGGGGCCTATGCTGCAGGGAATGCATTGGAATCGACCGGTGGGGCTGAATGGATGATCGGCGGTCTCGTCTACGGCCTCGGTATCGAACGTATGAGCCCTGCGGCTGTTTACGTCGTTGTAATCTTCCTCAGCATGTTCAGCCACATGGTCTTCACCTCGAAAACGGTGCGGACGACCATTTTGATCCCGTCGATCATCGCTCTGGCGCAGACGCTGGGATTGAATCCTGTGACGCTTGCGCTCGCGGCCTCTTTCACGCTGACTTACACGATTACCCTGCCGCCGCATTCCAAGGTCAACACGCTCTATTTCGCGACCGGATATTTCACCGTCTTGGAACAGTTGAAATACGGGATTGTCACCTGCCTGATCGGCGGTGGGGTCATCTCAGCCGCGGTGTTCACCTGGTTCAAACTGCTGGGCTACAGCCTCTAAGGGCCTCTGCATGAGCTATCTGACGATATTGGAAGAGAGAGAAAGATCATGAGACTGATCCTTTTGCGACATGGAGAAACCCTCTGGAACACCGAAAAGCGACTGCAGGGACATGACAATTCACCCCTGTCGCCACGTGGCATTGAACAGGCGCGCGCCATCGTTCCCCGCCTGCGATCTCTCGCGCCGGCGCGGGTCGTGACCTCGGATCTCGGGCGTGTGCGCCAGACGGCTGAAATCGTAGGATATGCAGACGCACCATCAGACGAAGAGCTGCGCGAGTTGAACATGGGGGAATGGACCGGATTGCGCAAAGATGTGCTGATTGCCGAACAGGGGGACCTTTACACAGCTTGGCGTGCAGGCCAGTACACCCCTGAGGGCGGCGAGACGTGGGACGACTTCGTCTCACGTATCACCTCTGCCCTGACAGACTGGCTTTATTCTGGTCAGGGGGATTTGCTGGCGATTGTCCACAGTGGTGTTGTGAGGGTTGCCTGTTTCGGGTTCCTGGGGCTCAAGCCTGCGCATCTGTTGCCCGTGACGCCCGGCCACCTGACTATTTTCGACTTTGAAGATGTGCGGGATGCCGCTCCTCCCCGTCTCGAGGCCTACAACCTTGGTGAGTTCGCACCAGATACAGACGTCGCCGATTAGGCGGCGGCTTCTTTCGCTTTTCTCGCGGCTATTTGGGTTTGCCCCTCATGCTCCCCGACTTGAAAGGGAGCGTGAGGGGCAATCTTTTCAGGTTGACGCAAAAGTATGTGACTGGGCTATGTTCTGACCTTCCCAAGGATCCTGTCACACAACGCTCCGGACCGACGAACAATTTGCCTTGCGGGCCGAATGGTTGCACACCTGCCACTGGGGCGCGATCCGCACCGCTTATGACGGGTTTCACACCGACGACATCCACGCAGATATTCCGAAACTCACTGTGCCGACCCGGCTGGTGATCGCGGGTGGGGCGCCGGTCATTCAGGACGAAGACGAAGCTGAACTGAAGGCGCTTTTGCCCTCCATGGAGGTCCGCACGGTGGAAGGTGCTGGGCACATGATTCCATGGGATGACCTTGAGGGCTTTCTGGACGCTGTCATGGATTTCGCGGTCTAAAACTTGGCCGAGGCCGAATACGTACAACAACAGGGAAAACAGAAATGGATCACGCAAGTTTCACCGACATATGTCTGCATCAGCTGAAGATGTCGGGCGTTCAGAAAGACGAACGTCTCATCGTTCTGACCCAAGGCAACGAGCGTCTCGATTATGCCGATGCCTTCATGGCCGCTGGTCGGATGCTCGGCGCGAATATGTACCACATGCGTTTGCCCGCACCGGCGATCATTGGCGAATGGGCCGTGGGGTAGACGGGGCTCGGCCATCAGGATTTCGCCAGCATAGAGACACTGTTCCAGATGCGGCGACCGAAGCTCTGAACGGGATCAGGTTGCCAGAAATCCACCCACCGAAAAGGCGACCGTCGTTTCCAAAAGATCATCGGTTGCATCCTCCGACATGGCCAGTTCCTTGAGCCGGTTCGTGTCAGAGAACGCATAGAGATACGCGCCGACCATCAGAGACATCTTCTGGTAGATCAGTTTTTCCGGTTGTTCAGGAAGCAAGGCCACGAGCGCTTCTACATAGGCGCGGGTCGAGGCATCATATACCTCTCGGCGCAATGAGAAAGACAGGGGCTCAGGCTCCATGTGCAGCCGTCCATGCAGCCGTAAAAATGCACGTCCTTGATCGGTGTGACGCAGATCGGAAGAGGGCTGAAGAAAGGCGCGCACAAGTGCCTCTAGGGACAGGTTGCCCGCTTTCTGCAGTATGTCCAGCCGTTCCATCCGCTGCTTTGCAATATTGAGCCCACGACGTGTGAAGACTTCGCGAAACAGGTTTTCCTTGTTCTTGAAATAATAGGCCGTCATCGCGGAGGTGACGTCGGCGGCGTCAGCAACCTGGCGCAGTGTCGTGCCGGAATAGCCCTGTTCAGCGAACAGAATCTCTGCCTTGTCGAGGATTTTGTCGGCCAGATTTCTCTGGCCTTCCGGGCGTCCAACGCGCTTTTGTTTTATGTGTGCCATGCAGAGTCGTTATCCCGTTCGTGCCTGTTGGGCAATGCTACGTGAAAGGTCTCTCTCAATCGGCTTAAAGCCTGATCATCTCAACGCGTACAATGCCTTATAATGCGTCTCTTTTATTATGGTGCGTTTGGTTTTTCCATAAAAATGAGCAAGATAAAAATTAATTACTTGATTAATTAATTGAAGTGCTCCTATGGTCGTCTCATAAACACAACAACAGGGAAACGCCCAATGAAACGCTTTATCCTTGGCGGTCTGACTGCGACCGCCATGACCTGCCTCTCTGCGCAGGTCTCTGCTCAAGATTTGCCTGAAGTAACCCTTCAGGCTGTCGCCGGAAGTCTCGGTGGCGTGCCAATGATGATCATCGAAGGGGAGGGCCTCGATGAGAAGTATGGCTTTGACGGCACGTTCGAATATTTGCCGCATGAAGGCATTTTCCAGAACTTCCTGATCGGCAATGCCGATGTTTCTATGGACAATGATCTTCTTGGCGTCGCTTTTGCCCGGGAAGAGGGTTTTGACATCACCTCCTTCTATCCGGTCGGCAACCTTTATCTTGGTATTGTCGTGCCGGGTGGCTCTGAGGCGCAGACACCTGAAGACCTGAAAGGTAAAAAGGTCGGCCATTTTGGTGCAGACAGCGGCACCACCATGTTCATTCGTTTGATCGTCGAGGAGATGTACGGTTTCGACGTCCTTGAAGAGTATGACCTGTCGCAAGTCGGGCCTGCAGCTCTCGTTTCGCTGCTGAAAGAAGGCGAAGTCGATGCCATCTTTGACTTCGAAAGCTTCGTCTCAGAGGCCATTGTCGCCACTGACGGACATTACCTGCTTCAGGCCTATTCCGACTACGCTGACTTCACTGGCGGGTTTGCGCCCTGGATCACCAATATGGTGGCGCATGGAGATTGGCTGAAAGACAACCCGGAGCTGGCCTACGGCGTGCGTGATGCCTATGACGAAGCCGTCGTTCTGCTCGAAGAAACGAATTACGAAATCCTGCGCAAGCCCTATATCCGCGAAAAACTCGGGATCACCAGCGATGCTGTGCTTGATGTGCTGATCGAAAACGGTGCCAACCACGAGTATTTCACCACCGACTGGTCCGAGGACAAACGCGCAGCTGCGATGGATTTCCTTGAGAAGCTGGCGGAAGATGGCGAAGTGCTGACAAATGTGCCTGATGGCATGATGGTCACGCTCGAAGACTATGTCGGTCCGCGGCCGTAAGCAGGGTGTGAGACATGACCGCTCTTCAAAAGCAGGTTTGGGCCTATTTGGCCCTCCTGCTCCTCATCCCCGCATGGTTTCTGGCGCACCAGAATACCACATTTATCGAAAGCCCCGTCACTGTCGCTAAGGCATTGCCGCATTTCTTGTCTGATCCGGCGACCTGGACGAATATCGGCATTACGCTCGCGCGTGTCGTATTCGGCTTGCTTATGGGGGTTGCCGCGGGGTTCGTGGCCGCCTTCGCTATGACCCGTTCGCGCCTGTTGGGCGATGTTCTGAGTTACTATGTGACCGCCGCGCTGCGCACGCCAAGTGCAATTGCTGCAATTCTGGCTTTGGCAATCTTCAAAGGTTCCGAGGCGGGCTATGTCCTTGTCGTGGCCTTCATCACTTTTCCCTATATGGCTGTCGGCCTGCGGGACGGCTTGGCCAGCGCCGATCACGATCTTGATGAAATGGCGCAGGTGTATCACCTCGGGCTTTTGACCAAGATCCATCATGTCTGGGCACCTTTTGTGGCCCCTTACATTTTCTCCGCGCTTCGCAATGCCCATGCATTGGCGTGGAAGGTGATTGTCGTGGCCGAGATTTTCGGTGCGGCGAAAACCGGGTTTGGCGCGAAGTTCGAACATGCGTGGAGCTACATGATCATGATCGAGGTCCATCTGTGGCTGCTCGTCTTCATGGCCATCGTGTTGTTCGCCGAATACGGCCTGATCCGCACCGCCGAAAAATATGTCTTCCGCTGGCGCTGAAAGGCGCCCGTGTGACCATAGACTTTCAAGGAAAGACCATGACCCAAGAAATCCGCCCCTCGGTGCTTAAGGCCGTCAATCTTGGCGTGTCCTATGGACAAAGCGAAGCTGTCGCTCAGCTTGACTTCGACATCAAACGCGGTGAATTCGTCGCCATTCTCGGCCCGTCCGGCTGTGGAAAATCTTCTATGCTGAATGTTATTTCCGGCCTGCGTGCACCCTCGAAGGGACGTGTGCTGGTAGAAGAAAACGAATTGTTCACCGCACAATCCAAGCCACCACGCCTTGGCTATGTGTTTCAATCGCACAGACTTTTGCCCTGGCGCACTGTGCGTCAGAACCTCGAGATCGCGCTGGCCGCGTCTCAGGTGCCGCGCAATACATGGGCGGCGCGGATCGACGAGATCCTCTCGATCCTGCACATTTCTCAGTTCAAGGATGCCTGGCCAATGCGCCTTTCAGGCGGTCAGCGCCAGCGCGTCTCCATCGCCCGTGCTCTTTTGGTGGATCCGTCTTACATCCTGATGGACGAGCCGCTTTCCACACTCGACGAGGTGACGGCACGCTCGCTGCGTCAGGAGTTAACCGGGATTTGTCAGCGCACGAACGCCACCGTCGTTTTCGTGACGCACTCCATTCGCGAGGCTGTGTATCTCGCAGATCGCATCCTAATCCTGACCAAGGGCCCGGCGCGGGTTTTCGAGGATTACAAGGTCCCGCTTGAACGCCCGCGCGATTATGACGATGCCCGCATCGCAGAGGTCGAAGCCGACATCATTCGTCGGGTGCAGGCTCCTTGGGGGCTCACAGTGCGAGAGGAGATTTCCGTTGCCTGATTTGCCTCTCTCCAACCCCATCGCGTTTGTGCGCAAGCGGGACTGGATCGCGATGGTTCCCGCGCGTGTCCTCAGTGGCGCAATTGCCCTGATCTCCATTCTTCTGATCTGGTATGTCATGTCGATTGCCTTCCGGCCCTGGGTGCCGACGATCGACGCCACGCTCATGGCTATGGGGCGCGCGTTGCAGAACCCGAATTTCTGGGATGATTTCTTTCTTACTCTCGGACGCGTTCTGGCCTCATTTGTCGCCGCCTCGATTGTCGGTGCCATTCTCGGACTGGTGATCGGGCTCAATGAAAAGGCCGAAGCGTTTTTCCAACCGATTCTGGCGCTCGCTCTGGCGGTGCCGGACCCTGTTTACATCATCTTCGCCATTCTGGCCGTCGGCACCGGAGAGATGGCAGGATTTCTCGCGCTCACCATCGCTGTTGCCCCTTTTGTCACCAATATCGTGCGTTCTAATGTACATGCGCGAGACAAGAGCCTCGACGAGATGGCGCAGATCTATCATCTGCCGCGCAATGTCCGGCTGCGGGCGGTTCTGATCCCGCAACTCATGCCTGCGCTTTTGACCGCGATGCGCTTTTCCTTCGCCTTGTCTTGGAAACTCGTCGTTGTGGTCGAAGCCATCGGCCAGCCCGACGGAATTGGCGCCTCGATTTTCAACAGCTTCCGCTTGTTGCGTATGCGCGAAGTGGCCGCAGTGGCGATCATCTTCATCATCGCAATGCAGATTTTGGAACGCGGCGTTCTGGGTCGGGTTGAGAAGAAACTCTTGCGCTGGCGCGATTGAGCGCCCGCAAACTAATATAAGAAAAGGAAAAACCATGAAGATCGGTATTATCGGCGGTGGCATTGGTGGCACCGCAGCGGCTTATGCTTTGCTGTCGAAAGGTCATGACGTCACCATTTTCGAACAGGCTCCGGCCTTCGGTGAAGTGGGCGCCGGGGTGCAGATGACCCCCAATGCTGTGAAAGCGATCAAGGGGCTTGGGCTCTATGAAACCTTCCTTGAGAGCGGCTTTTTTCCGAAGGCCATTGTCGGGCGCAACTGGCAAACTGCTCGGGAGAATTTCCGCATTGACCTCGGGGCAGAGTTCCAGACCCATTACGATGCGCCCTATATTCACATCCACCGCGCGGATCTGCTCGATTTATTTGCCACGCAATTGCCGCCGGAATGCTGTCGCTTTGGTGTCAAATGCACAGGGGTTGAATTGACCGAGACAGGCGCGCGGGCGTTGTTCGATGATGGCAGCACGTTTGAGGCAGATCTGATCGTTGGCGCCGATGGGGTGCGTTCTGCCGTGCGCGGATCGCTGTTTGGCACGGGGGACCTGCGCTGGACCGGGCATCAATGCTATCGCGCCCTCGTGCCCACGGGCGGTGTGGTGGATTACGTTAACCCCGACAGCACCTTCTGGATGGGGCCAAACGCCCATGTGGTGACCTATTATGTCAAGGGTGGCGAGATGGTGAACATCGTCGCCGTGACCGAGGCCTCAGAGTGGGTCGAGGAAAGCTGGAGCACGCGGGCCTCCCATGAGGATATGCTCGCTGATTTTGAGGGCTGGCACCCGGACCTGGCAGAGCTGTTTTCGAAAGTGGATGAGGTCTACAACTGGGGTCTTTTCGACCGCGATCCGATGGAAAGCTGGACAAAAGGGGCCGTCACATTGCTGGGTGACGCCTGCCATCCGATGCTGCCATTCTTGTCGCAGGGCGCGGCGATGGCCATCGAGGACGGATATATCCTGGGCGAAGCACTTGGGCTTCATCCAGATAATTTGTCAAAGGCCCTTGCGGCATATGAGGCCGAGCGGCGTCCGCGGACCTCGAAGGTTCAGCTCGAAGCCCGCGAACGTGGCCGGACCTATCATCTGCCGACAGAGGAGGAGATGGCCGCACGTGACGCGGAATATGCCCGCCGCGCCAAGGAGGATCCACGCACCACGGGGATCAATACGGATTGGGTATATGACTACGACCCAAGGAGTTTCTCCGCCCGGATGCATGAACTTGCCGAGTAACCGCAGACAAGCTGCGATTTGGTTCGCGCAAATAAGAACCTGCCTGTGGTTTGCAGGCAGGTTTTCTTGTTGTGTGAGTTCGTGACGGTCATGCGCGCATGGCCTATGACAAGCCCCCAATTGTCACTGAACTGAAACTGCCTTTCTGGGAGCGTGAAGCGATATAAACGCAATCAACCACCCAATGCACAATGTGAAAAGCGATGCAGAATGGGTCGATTTCAGGGTGGGTGTCGTAGAGAGCTTCATCGTCGCATTGAACCGCGCCGGGTTTGCCGGAGGCTCTAACTCTTGAGGAAGATGGAGCATCATGAGCAAGACGCGAACAAATATTCTCCGGAAGTACGCGAGCGCGCTGTTCGCAGGTTTCGGGACTTTCGCGACAGATGAGCGTGCTTATATGAAGCAACGCAAGATTTCGTTCAGATTCGCGCAAGAAAGAAGACCGTATGCTTAACGCCACAATCGACCCGTCTGGAGCACTAGTCGAGCAACTTGACCTCGCACCACTACGTAATGGCCCGCTGGATGGGCTTCGGTTTACGGTGAAAGATAACATCGACATCGCGGGACATAAGACGTCCTACGGAAGCCCTGCTTGGCGGGACGCACACCCAACTCCGGTTCACAACGCCCTTTGTGTCGATCAACTGCTTGCCGCTGGCGCACGGTGTGTGGGTAAGGCCGTGGCGGATGAGTTCACGTATAGCCTCGACGGAGAAAGCTTCTATTTTGGTACCCCCCGCAACGCGCAAGCTCCAGATCGCGTTCCCGGCGGATCGTCCAGCGGCTCTGCTGCGTCTGTCGCCAATGGTCTTGCGGATTTTTCGCTTTGCACGGACGCGGGAGGTTCTATCCGTGTTCCAGCAAGCCTTTGCGGTCTTTGGGGGATGCGTCCCTCCCTTCATCGGATTTCCGAGGCTGGTGTTTTGCCGTTCCAGCCAAGTGTCAGTACCGTAGGCGTGCTGGCGGATCGGTTTGAGATGCTCGATGCGGCGATGCGCGTCTTGCTGAACGGCCCCGCTTCGCCAACGCCGTCCCCGACGCGCATCTTCGTTTTGCAAGACGCGTTGGAGATCGCGGATGCCGCCGTTCGCGATGCAGTTGCCGGCGCATTGGATCGAATAACAGAACACACCGGCATTGTGGCCGAGCCGGTAAGGTTTTCCGAAATCGTCGGGGAGGCGTCCGAGTTGAAGGTCTGCAACCTGAATGGATTACGTGATCTGCAGACTGCCGAATTTCAGAGCACGGTCGGCAACTGGATCGAAGCTTGTAGGCCCGAACTCGGCTTCACGTTCGCGATGGCCTACGGAAATGTCCAGAAGTTCGACCGCATCGCGGCGCTGGACAATATGGCGAGGTGTGAAAGCCTCTTCCGGCAGATCAATGCCTTCTTCACCCCGGAAACGGTGATCTGTTTCCCTACGACGCCGAAAATCGCTCCCCGGAAGGGCACCCTGAACACGCTCGAAGCGGTGATGGATTTCTATGATCCGACGATGACCATCACCGCGTTTTCCGGCGTGGCACGCTTGCCGGAACTCTCCGCACCGTTGATGACAGTGGATGATTGTCCGGTCGGTCTGTCCTTCGTCGCGGGTCACTATCAGGACGAGTTTCTATTGAACGCGTTGCGAGAAATGCTCGGCTGATCTGGCGCGGAAATCGTGAAATCTGCAACCGAACATGGTTATGGGCGATCTTGGACGCATCATTCTTCTCCGGACGAAGATCCGGTATCCCAAAAGCCATCCATGTCAGGTGCTTGGCAAATGCCCCAGGGTTGATCTGAACTCTCCGGCATAGCTCTCCGGTCTGTTCCTTGTGCCTGTGTAGCAAG containing:
- a CDS encoding alpha/beta hydrolase, which encodes MRAEWLHTCHWGAIRTAYDGFHTDDIHADIPKLTVPTRLVIAGGAPVIQDEDEAELKALLPSMEVRTVEGAGHMIPWDDLEGFLDAVMDFAV
- a CDS encoding TetR/AcrR family transcriptional regulator, translated to MAHIKQKRVGRPEGQRNLADKILDKAEILFAEQGYSGTTLRQVADAADVTSAMTAYYFKNKENLFREVFTRRGLNIAKQRMERLDILQKAGNLSLEALVRAFLQPSSDLRHTDQGRAFLRLHGRLHMEPEPLSFSLRREVYDASTRAYVEALVALLPEQPEKLIYQKMSLMVGAYLYAFSDTNRLKELAMSEDATDDLLETTVAFSVGGFLAT
- a CDS encoding ABC transporter permease subunit: MTALQKQVWAYLALLLLIPAWFLAHQNTTFIESPVTVAKALPHFLSDPATWTNIGITLARVVFGLLMGVAAGFVAAFAMTRSRLLGDVLSYYVTAALRTPSAIAAILALAIFKGSEAGYVLVVAFITFPYMAVGLRDGLASADHDLDEMAQVYHLGLLTKIHHVWAPFVAPYIFSALRNAHALAWKVIVVAEIFGAAKTGFGAKFEHAWSYMIMIEVHLWLLVFMAIVLFAEYGLIRTAEKYVFRWR
- a CDS encoding histidine phosphatase family protein, whose amino-acid sequence is MRLILLRHGETLWNTEKRLQGHDNSPLSPRGIEQARAIVPRLRSLAPARVVTSDLGRVRQTAEIVGYADAPSDEELRELNMGEWTGLRKDVLIAEQGDLYTAWRAGQYTPEGGETWDDFVSRITSALTDWLYSGQGDLLAIVHSGVVRVACFGFLGLKPAHLLPVTPGHLTIFDFEDVRDAAPPRLEAYNLGEFAPDTDVAD
- a CDS encoding ABC transporter ATP-binding protein — encoded protein: MTQEIRPSVLKAVNLGVSYGQSEAVAQLDFDIKRGEFVAILGPSGCGKSSMLNVISGLRAPSKGRVLVEENELFTAQSKPPRLGYVFQSHRLLPWRTVRQNLEIALAASQVPRNTWAARIDEILSILHISQFKDAWPMRLSGGQRQRVSIARALLVDPSYILMDEPLSTLDEVTARSLRQELTGICQRTNATVVFVTHSIREAVYLADRILILTKGPARVFEDYKVPLERPRDYDDARIAEVEADIIRRVQAPWGLTVREEISVA
- a CDS encoding ABC transporter substrate-binding protein → MKRFILGGLTATAMTCLSAQVSAQDLPEVTLQAVAGSLGGVPMMIIEGEGLDEKYGFDGTFEYLPHEGIFQNFLIGNADVSMDNDLLGVAFAREEGFDITSFYPVGNLYLGIVVPGGSEAQTPEDLKGKKVGHFGADSGTTMFIRLIVEEMYGFDVLEEYDLSQVGPAALVSLLKEGEVDAIFDFESFVSEAIVATDGHYLLQAYSDYADFTGGFAPWITNMVAHGDWLKDNPELAYGVRDAYDEAVVLLEETNYEILRKPYIREKLGITSDAVLDVLIENGANHEYFTTDWSEDKRAAAMDFLEKLAEDGEVLTNVPDGMMVTLEDYVGPRP
- the lipB gene encoding lipoyl(octanoyl) transferase LipB, with translation MTRRGALKQDRNKRKEGSLMVEWRISEGLTDYETAASEMEARAEAIAAGEAEELIWLLEHPPLYTAGSSAKREDLVDPDRFPVYETRRGGQYTYHGPGQRVAYAMLDLNKRGKDVRKFVADMEAWVIAALDRFNVKGEIREGRVGVWVVREDKPLTITGAMAEDKIAAIGLRIRKWVSFHGLSINVDPDLSHFEGIVPCGIRDHGVTSLVDLGLPVTMEDVDVALKDAFSEVFGDT
- a CDS encoding LysR family transcriptional regulator, which produces MNITQLETFLTLSDCLNVTETAARMNITQPAVSARIRGLEESLDVILFDRIGKRMHLTANGALFLDYARKAVGAMKDAGEHLRQMDDPFSGTIRFGASNFIGIYLIPAFLGQYRRDAPNLEFELEIASSTQLLTHLDMAKLEFLILSDHLPLDAQHYQCQHVCEDEMVLVVPPGHWLTKVKIATFDDLSRDVFLMKSPPSSTRSFLLTQLQGDESCLGRVMHISSTEAIKQGVLHGLGISVLSRFVVAQELADGRLIEIPFEPSPFRRGIRVVSLRDKLLTPAATTFIQRLTDSRNWVNMPA
- a CDS encoding DASS family sodium-coupled anion symporter, producing MADNRTEAAPFQQGPQKGKKDTLLRRYGIFLALAVFLGLYLMPNPEGLAPQGQKALAIFCGALTLWVAGTIPIFLTSMIAIIALALTGTVGEKTAFGTLGFNVIWLMVSAFVLTSAMVKSDLARRFALWMVTRFGGTPTRTLAILVLINFVIVFFIPSTTARASLMVPICIILLEIYQAIPGKSNFGKLMMLLGVQADALATSGVLTGTAANMIAVQFIYDQAGGEIGYMDWLLAGMPMAMVSMFLTFLVGLRLFRFGDEINFGHGMSKLEEQHRNLGPISLDEKKAMGIFALTVTLWATADYQEIWFNGFSISIYVTAVIAAVLCLMPRIGLLEWKEANIKWDLMIFAAGAYAAGNALESTGGAEWMIGGLVYGLGIERMSPAAVYVVVIFLSMFSHMVFTSKTVRTTILIPSIIALAQTLGLNPVTLALAASFTLTYTITLPPHSKVNTLYFATGYFTVLEQLKYGIVTCLIGGGVISAAVFTWFKLLGYSL